The Eubacterium sp. MSJ-33 genomic sequence TCTTCAACAAGACTCAAATTTGGCATACTATGAAGTTAAAAAATTGCCTTTTATTGTTGACTATTTAGAAAATGCTAACATTGGTATACTGGGAAAAGTAAAAATGTTTTTTATTACAAACTCAAATAAAGTTGTGCATGTATTAGAAATTATCATAGCAATTAGCGGAGCTTTATTATTGCCTTTAAAATATAGTGTTAATTTAGAAAATAAAATAGTTGAAACGGAAAAGCAAGAAAAAGTATCAAATGATATAAGAAGCCAAGTAGGCGATATTACAAAACATGAATTAAAGAAATGGCAACCAAATGCAAAAAATAAAGATAACCCGAATGAATAAAATAGATTCTTCTATGGGATATGTCTCTCCTTCCATCACGTTCAAGATCGTTTTTCTTACTATTTCCTCTTAAATATATATTTTTGTTGTATATGATAACTGATAAAGAACAAACTGGTATCCACAATTATTTTAAATACAATCTCTGGCACTATAGAAAAGCACTTCACCAACAACGTTACCAGACCTGCGCTAAGGCTCATCTGGATAACAGCTAACATGAAATATTTTCCACCTGACTTGCCTACAGATTCGCTGCTCCTAAATACAACTTTATAGTTCATTATATAATTGTATATTGCCGATACAACTCTTGCTGATACTGTTGCAATTGCTATATAGACATCCGGAAAACCTGCTTTCAACAGATGACATAATAACGCAAACAATGCCAGATCAAGAATACATGATGATCCGGAAGATAATATATATTTAAAGAATTTACCACCTAATATCTTATATATCTTAATGGAATCCTTTATCGGATGAAAGTGCGTCTGATGGTTCTCCTCCGAATCATAAATTGTTTCGATTGGGATCTCCAAAATATCGTATCTGCCGGCAGACTCAAGAAGCATCCGCATTTCAAACTCAAAACGTTCCCCTTTGACATCTAACAATTCCCGCATAAATTGCCTTGGAATACCACGCAACCCCGTCTGCGTATCTGTAACATGTACTCCCGAAACGTATTTAAATACCTTCTCTGTCACAGAATTTCCAAATCTGCTTTTCCACGGAATCCCCTCGCCATCAAATTTACGAACGCCTAAAACTAATTTATTTTCATTCTGAATTAATGCCTGTATTACTTCGTTGATGTTCTTAGGCGTATGTTGTCCATCCGAATCCGCTGTAACAACACCAACCGCATCCGGATAATGCGATAAAACATAATCAAATGCTGTCTTTAATGCCCTTCCTTTTCCCTTGTTTACTTCATGAACAAGAAGCTCTCCACTGAATTTTTTTATCAATTCTTCTGCCTCTTCAAAAATAGGATCATATTGTTCCGAACTGCCATCATTCACAATGATTACCGGGCCAATATTCTGATCATTTAGATTTTTAAGTAACTCCGGCAATCGTTCATCCGGTTCATACGCCGGAATTATAATTGGTATATTTTTCTTCTGCATTTTTATCTCACCAAATACGTTCTAAGTAAATAATAAATCACTATCATTGATAATGCCACAAACAACAAGATACTTTTCTTTTTGACTGCAAGCTGCTTCTGCTCGTTCGCGAAACATCCATAGAATACAGATCCTTTGGTTGCCGGTAACAATAGCAAAATCAAAA encodes the following:
- a CDS encoding bifunctional glycosyltransferase family 2/GtrA family protein, with protein sequence MQKKNIPIIIPAYEPDERLPELLKNLNDQNIGPVIIVNDGSSEQYDPIFEEAEELIKKFSGELLVHEVNKGKGRALKTAFDYVLSHYPDAVGVVTADSDGQHTPKNINEVIQALIQNENKLVLGVRKFDGEGIPWKSRFGNSVTEKVFKYVSGVHVTDTQTGLRGIPRQFMRELLDVKGERFEFEMRMLLESAGRYDILEIPIETIYDSEENHQTHFHPIKDSIKIYKILGGKFFKYILSSGSSCILDLALFALLCHLLKAGFPDVYIAIATVSARVVSAIYNYIMNYKVVFRSSESVGKSGGKYFMLAVIQMSLSAGLVTLLVKCFSIVPEIVFKIIVDTSLFFISYHIQQKYIFKRK